From the Papaver somniferum cultivar HN1 chromosome 2, ASM357369v1, whole genome shotgun sequence genome, the window ttcaagaggtatGTCAATTACCTTATTGTCAGACAATCCCGCACGTTGTATAATCTTGGATGCATATTTTACTTTTGATATGAAGTAACCAGTGGAAGACGTGCCAACTTCAGTGCCAAGAAAATATCTTAGAGTTCCAAGATATTTCATCTTAAAACAGTTGCTAAGATATGACTTGAGATGAATAATACCTTGTGTGTCACTGCCGGTAATAAAAATGTCGTCAACATACAAGAGAAAAATGACAATCCCATTTACTGATGATCTGGCGAACATAGCTGAATCATAGGAAATTTGTGAAACACCATACTGAATAATTGCATTGctaaacttctcaaaccaagcacgaggtgcttgtttgagcCCATATAATGCACGCCTAAGCTTACATACTTGATTTGGCCCATGAGGTAGACCAGAAGGAGGCTGCATGTATACCTCCTCTTGTAACTCAtcatgaagaaaagcattcttCACGTCCATTTGATGAAGCCCCCATTGTCGTACTGCAGCAACAACAAGTAATGTACGAACTGTAACCATTCTAGCTACTAGTGCAAATATTTCTTCATAATCAACACCATACTCTTGTGTATATCCTTTTGCAATAATTCGTGATTTACATCGTTCAAAATCACCATCTGACTTGGTTTTAACTTTGTAAACCAATCTGCTTCCAACAACTGATTTTCCAGGAGGAAGATCCACAATTTCCCATGTCCCTTCCTCTTGGTGTGCATCTAATTTATCATCCATTGAATCCTGCCATTGTGGAGTGGCTGCTGCTTCTATGTATGTTTTtggttcataaaatgacaaaatagAAGATAAAAAACAATGATAGTCTGCATACTTAGCTGGTGGTCTTATATTACGAGGTGACAAAGCTATCTCTTAAAGATCAGGATCTCGTTCCGGAGTCG encodes:
- the LOC113351678 gene encoding uncharacterized protein LOC113351678, which produces MDDKLDAHQEEGTWEIVDLPPGKSVVGSRLVYKVKTKSDGDFERCKSRIIAKGYTQEYGVDYEEIFALVARMVTVRTLLVVAAVRQWGLHQMDVKNAFLHDELQEEVYMQPPSGLPHGPNQVCKLRRALYGLKQAPRAWFEKFSNAIIQYGVSQISYDSAMFARSSVNGIVIFLLYVDDIFITGSDTQGIIHLKSYLSNCFKMKYLGTLRYFLGTEVGTSSTGYFISKVKYASKIIQRAGLSDNKVIDIPLELNVKYSPTDGTLLPNPTLYRQLEGSLNYLTITRPYISHDVHIVSQFMSVPRSTHYAAVLRILRYIKGSLYQGMCFSSKSDLTLRAYSDFDSAGDVTNRRSITGYCVFLGDSLISWRSKKQSVVSRSSAEAEYRSLAHTTSELIWLR